One window from the genome of Hydra vulgaris chromosome 02, alternate assembly HydraT2T_AEP encodes:
- the LOC136076916 gene encoding uncharacterized protein LOC136076916, whose product MAKWKTGLKDWKNLSTRVSSHTSSQAHVNACAVYELWKTNQTVDETQEEQLRYKASFWKMALERLIWITLIVAKNSLAFRGHREGFTGDYNGNFLSQVELLAHYDDVMKQIISMPSGSITYLRPDIQNELITILGVRLLEELTAKINTLPFYSLMLDTTQDTTKKDQLSIVIRHAHIDRSENEKASHFNIIEYLSRFLN is encoded by the coding sequence atgGCCAAATGGAAAACTGGTCTGAAAGATTGGAAAAATTTATCTACACGTGTAAGTTCTCATACCTCTTCACAAGCTCATGTTAATGCTTGTGCAGTATACGAACTATGGAAAACTAATCAGACAGTTGATGAAACACAGGAGGAACAGTTACGTTATAAGGCATCCTTTTGGAAAATGGCATTAGAGCGTTTAATTTGGATAACGCTAATAGTCGCCAAAAATTCTTTAGCCTTTCGCGGCCATCGAGAAGGATTTACAGGAGATTACAACGGAAATTTTTTGTCGCAAGTAGAACTACTTGCTCATTATGATGATGTGatgaaacaaattatttcaatgCCTTCCGGATCCATTACGTATCTTCGTCCAGATAtacaaaatgaattaataacaattttggGAGTAAGATTATTGGAAGAACTAACTGCGAAAATCAATACATTGccattttattctttaatgttAGATACGACACAAGATACCACTAAGAAAGATCAATTGAGCATTGTTATAAGACATGCACATATAGATCGCAGTGAAAACGAAAAAGCGTCAcactttaatattattgaatacCTATCAAGATTTCTGAATTAA